The proteins below come from a single Anolis sagrei isolate rAnoSag1 chromosome 8, rAnoSag1.mat, whole genome shotgun sequence genomic window:
- the GAN gene encoding gigaxonin isoform X2: protein MKEILDYIFSGQIRLSEDTIQDVVQAADLLLLTDLKTLCCEFLEGCIAAENCIGIRDFALHYCLHHVHYLASEYLETHFRDVSSTEEFLELSPQKLKEVLSLEKLNVGNERHVFEAVIRWISHDPELRKVHMKDAMSAVWVAGLDCAYLREQMMSEPLVREIVKECSNIPLTQPQQGEAMLASFKPRGYSECIVTVGGEERVSRKPSAVMRCMCPLYDPNRQLWIDLAPLSTPRINHGVLSAEGFLFVLGGQDDNKVTLCSGEKYDPDSNSWSSLPPMTEARHNFGLVEIDGILYVLGGEDGERELISMESYDIYSRTWTKQPDLTMIRKIGCYAAMKKKIYAMGGGSYGKLFESVECYDPRTQQWTAICPLKERRFGAVACGVASELYVFGGVRSRDDNQTSEMVTCKSEFYHDEFKRWIYLNDQNLCIPASSSFVYGAVPIGASIYVIGDLDTGTNYDYVREFKRSTGTWHHTKPLFPSDLRRTGCAALRIANCKLFRLQLQQGLFRIRVPSP from the exons ATGAAAGAGATTCTAGACTACATCTTCAGTGGTCAG ATCAGACTAAGTGAAGACACCATTCAGGATGTTGTACAAGCTGCTGACCTCTTGTTGCTCACAGATCTAAAAACTCTGTGTTGTGAGTTCCTCGAGGGTTGTATTGCTGCTGAAAACTGCATTGGGATCCGGGACTTTGCCCTGCACTATTGCTTGCACCACGTCCATTATCTTGCCTCTGAATATCTGGAAACACACTTCAGGGATGTCAGCAGCACCGAGGAATTCCTGGAACTTAGTCCTCAGAAACTGAAAGAGGTGCTGTCCTTGGAGAAACTAAACGTTGGGAATGAAAGACATGTTTTTGAAGCCGTGATCCGGTGGATCTCCCATGATCCCGAACTAAGAAAG GTTCACATGAAGGATGCGATGTCAGCTGTGTGGGTCGCAGGACTAGACTGTGCCTACTTGCGGGAGCAGATGATGAGCGAGCCTCTGGTCCGGGAAATTGTCAAAGAGTGCAGCAACATACCGCTCACGCAGCCCCAGCAAGGGGAAGCCATGCTTGCTTCGTTCAAACCCAGAGGATATTCAGAATGCATTGTGACCGTTGGCGGAGAAGAACGAGT ATCCCGGAAGCCGTCAGCAGTAATGCGGTGTATGTGCCCTTTATATGATCCTAACAGACAACTTTGGATAGACTTAGCTCCTCTGAGTACGCCCAGGATAAATCATGGAGTACTTTCAGCAG AAGGGTTCCTGTTTGTGCTTGGAGGCCAAGATGATAACAAAGTCACTTTATGTTCTGGGGAAAAGTATGATCCAGATAGCAATTCGTGGAGCTCTTTGCCACCCATGACGGAG gCGCGGCACAATTTTGGCTTGGTGGAGATTGATGGGATACTATATGTTTTGGGAGGTGAGGATGGAGAACGGGAACTCATCTCCATGGAGTCCTATGACATTTACAGTAGAACATGGACAAAGCAACCAGATCTGACCATGATTAGAAAG aTTGGTTGTTATGCAGCGATGAAAAAAAAGATCTATGCAATGGGAGGCGGTTCCTATGGCAAGCTTTTTGAGTCTGTTGAATGTTACGACCCAAGGACCCAGCAATGGACTGCCATCTGCCCGCTAAAAGAAAGACG GTTTGGAGCTGTGGCGTGTGGTGTGGCTTCGGAGCTCTATGTCTTTGGTGGGGTGAGAAGCCGGGATGATAACCAAACCAGCGAGATGGTGACCTGTAAATCGGAATTCTATCATGATGAATTTAAGAG GTGGATCTACTTGAACGATCAGAACTTGTGCATCCCAGCCAGTTCTTCATTTGTGTACGGAGCTGTGCCCATTGGAGCTAGCATTTATGTGATCGGGGATCTGGATACAG GTACCAACTATGATTACGTTCGGGAATTTAAAAGAAGCACTGGAACGTGGCACCACACGAAGCCGCTCTTTCCTTCGGATCTTCGCCGGACGGGATGTGCCGCTCTACGGATTGCGAACTGCAAGCTCTTCCGGCTGCAGCTCCAACAGGGATTATTCCGCATCCGCGTCCCTTCGCCTTGA
- the GAN gene encoding gigaxonin isoform X1 — MSSGAQGSAVADPQHPARLLRALSAFREEGRFCDAHLVLEGREIPVQTNILAAASPYVRTKLNYNPPKVDGSTYKIELEGISVDTMKEILDYIFSGQIRLSEDTIQDVVQAADLLLLTDLKTLCCEFLEGCIAAENCIGIRDFALHYCLHHVHYLASEYLETHFRDVSSTEEFLELSPQKLKEVLSLEKLNVGNERHVFEAVIRWISHDPELRKVHMKDAMSAVWVAGLDCAYLREQMMSEPLVREIVKECSNIPLTQPQQGEAMLASFKPRGYSECIVTVGGEERVSRKPSAVMRCMCPLYDPNRQLWIDLAPLSTPRINHGVLSAEGFLFVLGGQDDNKVTLCSGEKYDPDSNSWSSLPPMTEARHNFGLVEIDGILYVLGGEDGERELISMESYDIYSRTWTKQPDLTMIRKIGCYAAMKKKIYAMGGGSYGKLFESVECYDPRTQQWTAICPLKERRFGAVACGVASELYVFGGVRSRDDNQTSEMVTCKSEFYHDEFKRWIYLNDQNLCIPASSSFVYGAVPIGASIYVIGDLDTGTNYDYVREFKRSTGTWHHTKPLFPSDLRRTGCAALRIANCKLFRLQLQQGLFRIRVPSP, encoded by the exons AACAAAGTTGAACTATAATCCTCCAAAGGTTGATGGCTCCACGTATAAAATTGAACTTGAGGGGATATCTGTTGACACTATGAAAGAGATTCTAGACTACATCTTCAGTGGTCAG ATCAGACTAAGTGAAGACACCATTCAGGATGTTGTACAAGCTGCTGACCTCTTGTTGCTCACAGATCTAAAAACTCTGTGTTGTGAGTTCCTCGAGGGTTGTATTGCTGCTGAAAACTGCATTGGGATCCGGGACTTTGCCCTGCACTATTGCTTGCACCACGTCCATTATCTTGCCTCTGAATATCTGGAAACACACTTCAGGGATGTCAGCAGCACCGAGGAATTCCTGGAACTTAGTCCTCAGAAACTGAAAGAGGTGCTGTCCTTGGAGAAACTAAACGTTGGGAATGAAAGACATGTTTTTGAAGCCGTGATCCGGTGGATCTCCCATGATCCCGAACTAAGAAAG GTTCACATGAAGGATGCGATGTCAGCTGTGTGGGTCGCAGGACTAGACTGTGCCTACTTGCGGGAGCAGATGATGAGCGAGCCTCTGGTCCGGGAAATTGTCAAAGAGTGCAGCAACATACCGCTCACGCAGCCCCAGCAAGGGGAAGCCATGCTTGCTTCGTTCAAACCCAGAGGATATTCAGAATGCATTGTGACCGTTGGCGGAGAAGAACGAGT ATCCCGGAAGCCGTCAGCAGTAATGCGGTGTATGTGCCCTTTATATGATCCTAACAGACAACTTTGGATAGACTTAGCTCCTCTGAGTACGCCCAGGATAAATCATGGAGTACTTTCAGCAG AAGGGTTCCTGTTTGTGCTTGGAGGCCAAGATGATAACAAAGTCACTTTATGTTCTGGGGAAAAGTATGATCCAGATAGCAATTCGTGGAGCTCTTTGCCACCCATGACGGAG gCGCGGCACAATTTTGGCTTGGTGGAGATTGATGGGATACTATATGTTTTGGGAGGTGAGGATGGAGAACGGGAACTCATCTCCATGGAGTCCTATGACATTTACAGTAGAACATGGACAAAGCAACCAGATCTGACCATGATTAGAAAG aTTGGTTGTTATGCAGCGATGAAAAAAAAGATCTATGCAATGGGAGGCGGTTCCTATGGCAAGCTTTTTGAGTCTGTTGAATGTTACGACCCAAGGACCCAGCAATGGACTGCCATCTGCCCGCTAAAAGAAAGACG GTTTGGAGCTGTGGCGTGTGGTGTGGCTTCGGAGCTCTATGTCTTTGGTGGGGTGAGAAGCCGGGATGATAACCAAACCAGCGAGATGGTGACCTGTAAATCGGAATTCTATCATGATGAATTTAAGAG GTGGATCTACTTGAACGATCAGAACTTGTGCATCCCAGCCAGTTCTTCATTTGTGTACGGAGCTGTGCCCATTGGAGCTAGCATTTATGTGATCGGGGATCTGGATACAG GTACCAACTATGATTACGTTCGGGAATTTAAAAGAAGCACTGGAACGTGGCACCACACGAAGCCGCTCTTTCCTTCGGATCTTCGCCGGACGGGATGTGCCGCTCTACGGATTGCGAACTGCAAGCTCTTCCGGCTGCAGCTCCAACAGGGATTATTCCGCATCCGCGTCCCTTCGCCTTGA